One stretch of Pseudobdellovibrionaceae bacterium DNA includes these proteins:
- a CDS encoding protein-glutamate O-methyltransferase CheR, which produces MIDGVEDVQLKSFADMVLATYSYDFRGYAKASLKRRIKTALNQLGELEFDVFQERVAKDPAFFSRVFQYLTVSTTEMFRDPWFYAAFRKEVIPFLRTYPSFRIWIAGCSTGEEFYSYAIILEEEGLLDRATIYATDLNQENLRRVERGIYSLERAKLYSENYLKTGGSSSLSDFYHADYDGIIMDQRLKRNAVFADHCLITDNVFTEAQYVSCRNVLIYFEKAQQERALRLFRDSLSPRGFLGLGTKESLRFSETGVDFEAVPNTPSIYRRKH; this is translated from the coding sequence ATGATCGATGGCGTGGAAGACGTTCAACTGAAGAGCTTCGCGGATATGGTCCTTGCGACCTATTCGTACGATTTTCGTGGATACGCGAAAGCGAGCCTCAAGCGTCGGATCAAGACCGCGTTGAATCAGTTGGGCGAACTCGAGTTCGACGTCTTCCAAGAGCGGGTCGCGAAGGATCCGGCTTTTTTTTCGCGCGTTTTTCAGTACCTCACGGTTTCGACGACCGAAATGTTTCGCGACCCATGGTTCTACGCCGCCTTTCGCAAAGAGGTCATTCCGTTCCTGCGTACGTATCCCTCTTTCCGTATTTGGATCGCGGGCTGTAGCACGGGGGAAGAGTTCTATTCGTACGCGATCATCCTCGAAGAGGAGGGTTTACTGGATCGTGCGACGATCTACGCCACGGACTTGAATCAAGAAAATTTACGGCGTGTCGAGCGCGGTATTTACTCGTTGGAACGGGCGAAATTGTACTCAGAGAATTACCTCAAGACGGGTGGATCCTCATCTTTGTCGGATTTCTATCACGCCGATTACGATGGCATCATCATGGATCAGCGTCTGAAAAGAAACGCGGTCTTCGCCGACCACTGTTTGATCACGGATAACGTTTTCACCGAGGCCCAATATGTCTCTTGCCGGAATGTTTTAATTTATTTCGAGAAAGCGCAGCAGGAGCGGGCGTTGCGCTTGTTCCGTGATTCGTTGAGTCCGCGTGGTTTCCTCGGATTGGGGACGAAAGAAAGTCTTCGCTTCTCGGAAACGGGCGTGGATTTTGAAGCGGTCCCCAACACTCCTTCCATCTATCGAAGGAAACATTGA
- a CDS encoding DUF899 family protein: protein MAKKALPRIVSAKEFRKAHDQFLMKKKKNTRETSFVMNSHAPLRAIKRHQKRLGRNLPWVSSPSPAGAASNTWWRFHDEYAK from the coding sequence ATGGCGAAAAAGGCCCTACCCCGGATCGTGTCCGCCAAGGAGTTCCGCAAAGCACATGATCAATTTTTGATGAAGAAAAAGAAGAATACGCGCGAGACTTCTTTCGTGATGAATTCACACGCCCCGCTGCGCGCGATCAAGCGTCACCAAAAAAGGCTGGGCCGGAATTTGCCTTGGGTTTCTTCTCCTTCACCGGCGGGCGCGGCGTCGAATACCTGGTGGAGATTCCACGATGAGTACGCCAAATGA
- a CDS encoding chemotaxis protein CheB, giving the protein MARALKHVLAIGCSAGGTEALRHLFMRRIVPENVAVIVVLHVGTVSPDILLDFLRVITNCPVNEAESQEPILGGRIYFAPPGYHLLVSPEGNFELNVDDPVNYSRPSIDVLFESAAEAFKEKVVAVVLTGANHDGAAGAARIMALGGQVLIQSPNEAEHPQMPLAAMEATRVKKSYFLNEMAAALEQKGLIEKKH; this is encoded by the coding sequence ATGGCGCGGGCGTTGAAACACGTTTTGGCCATCGGCTGCTCCGCCGGCGGGACCGAAGCTTTACGGCACCTTTTTATGCGAAGAATCGTTCCGGAGAACGTGGCGGTCATCGTGGTGCTTCACGTGGGCACCGTGAGTCCCGACATCCTGCTCGATTTCCTGCGCGTCATTACGAACTGCCCCGTGAACGAGGCCGAGTCTCAAGAGCCCATTTTGGGCGGGCGGATTTACTTCGCGCCACCGGGATACCATTTGCTCGTTTCGCCCGAGGGAAATTTTGAACTGAATGTGGATGATCCGGTGAATTACTCGCGTCCTTCGATCGATGTGTTGTTCGAAAGCGCGGCCGAAGCCTTTAAAGAGAAAGTGGTGGCAGTCGTACTGACGGGCGCCAATCACGACGGCGCCGCGGGGGCCGCGCGGATCATGGCTTTGGGGGGGCAGGTCCTGATTCAATCTCCGAATGAGGCCGAGCATCCGCAAATGCCGTTGGCGGCCATGGAGGCGACCCGTGTTAAGAAAAGTTACTTCCTCAACGAAATGGCCGCGGCTTTAGAGCAAAAAGGGCTGATCGAAAAGAAGCACTGA
- a CDS encoding alpha/beta hydrolase yields the protein MKTIFGILILAGLCARAELPSYDAELTTFAYPYDVKFFEFEGQQQKLKMAYMDVTPAKPNGQTVMLLHGKNFSGFYWEPTIRLLTDKGYRVVVPDQIGFGKSTKPSSYQFSFHGLAENTKRWLDHLQIGKVAVVGHSMGGMLAARFARMYPEATTKLVLVNPIGLEDLRGPVPYTGLAKAYEQELKTTAESIREYQKQAYYAGEWKPEYEALIGAASGWTRHKDYPKVAWNAALTSEMVYTQPVIQEFPLIKVRTLLIIGLRDRTAPGRHAADPKVAATLGDYPKLGRAAARAIPKAKLVELKGVGHVPQLESFPEYAKALTDFLAL from the coding sequence ATGAAAACAATTTTCGGGATTTTGATTCTGGCGGGTCTTTGCGCGCGGGCGGAGCTTCCGTCCTACGATGCGGAACTGACGACTTTCGCGTATCCGTACGACGTGAAGTTTTTCGAGTTTGAAGGCCAACAGCAAAAACTCAAGATGGCGTACATGGACGTCACGCCGGCGAAGCCGAACGGGCAAACCGTCATGCTTTTGCACGGAAAGAACTTTAGCGGATTTTATTGGGAGCCGACGATTCGGCTGCTGACCGACAAAGGTTACCGTGTCGTGGTCCCGGACCAAATCGGCTTTGGCAAGTCGACGAAGCCCTCAAGCTACCAGTTCAGCTTTCACGGCTTGGCCGAGAACACGAAGCGTTGGCTGGATCATCTGCAGATCGGGAAGGTGGCGGTCGTCGGTCACTCGATGGGCGGAATGCTGGCGGCGCGATTCGCGCGGATGTACCCGGAGGCGACGACGAAACTCGTCCTCGTCAATCCCATCGGTCTGGAAGATCTACGTGGTCCCGTGCCTTATACGGGTCTTGCGAAGGCCTACGAGCAAGAGTTGAAAACGACTGCAGAGTCGATTCGCGAGTATCAAAAACAGGCTTACTACGCGGGCGAGTGGAAACCGGAATACGAAGCGCTGATCGGGGCCGCCTCGGGCTGGACGCGCCACAAAGATTACCCGAAAGTGGCTTGGAATGCGGCGCTGACCTCCGAAATGGTCTACACGCAACCCGTGATTCAAGAGTTCCCGCTGATCAAGGTGCGTACGCTTTTGATTATTGGTTTGCGGGATCGCACGGCGCCGGGACGTCATGCCGCCGACCCGAAGGTGGCGGCGACATTAGGCGACTATCCGAAGTTGGGTCGAGCGGCCGCGCGGGCCATCCCGAAAGCCAAACTCGTTGAATTGAAGGGCGTGGGCCATGTCCCGCAGCTCGAAAGTTTCCCCGAGTACGCGAAGGCCCTGACCGATTTCTTAGCGCTTTGA
- a CDS encoding nuclear transport factor 2 family protein — translation MIENEIRELEKRLNEADSSSVRDTRPILEELLDDEAVLIGPGGELHDKAFVVKNHGPERVPFVRVIVEELDVTAMGESALVLCRTRYVTTQGQFQIRFLRIWRKRQNQWRVVAGTITMVKS, via the coding sequence ATGATCGAAAACGAAATCCGTGAACTCGAAAAGCGTTTGAACGAAGCGGATTCCAGTTCCGTGCGGGACACACGCCCTATTCTTGAGGAACTACTCGATGATGAAGCGGTGCTCATCGGTCCCGGGGGTGAACTTCACGACAAAGCCTTCGTCGTCAAGAATCACGGACCCGAGCGCGTACCGTTCGTGCGGGTGATCGTCGAAGAGCTGGACGTGACCGCGATGGGAGAATCCGCACTCGTCCTTTGCCGGACGCGCTACGTGACGACGCAAGGTCAGTTCCAGATCCGCTTCCTGCGGATCTGGAGAAAACGTCAAAACCAATGGCGAGTCGTCGCGGGGACGATCACCATGGTTAAATCATGA
- a CDS encoding response regulator, protein MMPNQNSVFNRILLQNVALPIVLGLASAMIFAGLVTYLLNSARWVEHADLVISETQRVQRRIADGELGLRGYLITQDERFMSSIDQTISNWDQDFDSLVKLTEDNPAQQQRFQRISAQFNVWKATVERALEMIRQTNGRDLDRIRSTISANRTLMDDLRRSFREIIDAEESLRVTRSRETETFANAVLFIVVGVSLVFSIFIAIIGRRHLISLSRSYEEILQRVNQQNDRLIRESWFEQGRSALAEKLIGQPSLAMLGDKGLAMIADFLGAQIGALFVADRHGHGRFRRVAGYAMSPQELEKRLEFKSGEGMVGQAVKEARAIVFNELPPDHFRMSSGTGESQARSSLIFPVRTANEINAVIELGFQAAPDERSLEFLEQNNASIASSVQSARYREQLEELLAEVQSQSEELQAQQEELRVSNEELEEQARLLREAQSRAEAQNVELEQTNSQLEEQAAQLEEQRNALDRRNDELLRTRREIEDKAGELAKASHYKSEFLANMSHELRTPLNSSLILSQLLSENRAGNLNAQQIEYANQITRCGRDLLVLINDVLDISKVESGKMDVHAENVNIEGIVRDLNSMFQMQAKDKGLEFQVEAETSQKSIFTDRQRMEQVLKNLISNALKFTEKGKVRVVIKDSPRTPGQLLFSVSDTGIGIKPEHLDSIFEAFRQADGTTSRKYGGTGLGLSISRELARLLGGEINVISKVGEGSTFDLELPVQYRPEAQSEPARTEPRATPQLKENIAKFVKSAPASTESNREAVDSPNERNRDVLIVEDDPIFAKIVQELVQELDFKPHIFSTAEAGLEFAISRQPFAAVLDVNLPDYSGLYVLDQLKSNRRTRHIPVHMISVEDFSTRALEMGAAGYLLKPVKREEIGKALLEMRKLSERPQNVLVIEDDEAQRMAIRGLIEGERVQITTATTGKEALALLRERDFDCIVLDLTLPDTSGGELLEVMAQDRERRYPPVIVYTGRDLSPTEEAQLKRYSQSIIVKGARSPERLLDEVTLFLHRVESTLPADQQKVLSELRSREKVLAGRHLLLVDDDMRNVFALTAALEQRGATLSVARNGQEAVDFLKKQVETNQKVDLVLMDVMMPVMDGYEAMRQIRKMSELRKLPIIALTAKAMKDDRDRCLEAGASDYLPKPVQVDKLLSLIRVWLAAQNGHRR, encoded by the coding sequence ATGATGCCGAATCAGAACAGCGTTTTTAACCGCATTTTGCTGCAAAATGTGGCTTTGCCTATTGTCCTTGGCCTGGCGAGCGCCATGATTTTCGCCGGCCTGGTGACCTATTTGCTGAATTCGGCGCGCTGGGTGGAACACGCCGATCTCGTGATTTCGGAAACGCAAAGAGTGCAGCGGCGAATCGCCGACGGCGAATTGGGCCTGCGCGGCTACCTCATCACTCAAGATGAGCGTTTCATGTCGAGCATCGATCAGACGATTTCGAATTGGGACCAGGATTTTGACTCCTTGGTGAAGCTGACCGAGGACAATCCCGCGCAGCAACAGCGTTTCCAAAGGATCAGCGCGCAATTCAACGTCTGGAAGGCGACCGTCGAACGCGCGCTCGAGATGATTCGTCAAACGAACGGCCGCGACCTCGATCGTATCCGGTCCACGATCAGCGCGAACCGCACTCTTATGGATGACCTGCGCCGCAGCTTCCGGGAAATCATCGACGCGGAAGAATCCCTGCGGGTCACACGTTCCCGTGAAACGGAAACCTTCGCCAACGCCGTCCTGTTCATCGTCGTGGGCGTTTCCTTGGTGTTCTCGATATTTATCGCCATCATCGGTCGCCGCCACCTCATCTCTTTGTCCCGTTCGTACGAAGAGATTTTGCAACGGGTGAATCAGCAGAATGACCGTCTTATTCGTGAGAGCTGGTTCGAGCAGGGTCGCAGCGCTCTGGCTGAAAAGCTGATCGGCCAGCCGTCCCTCGCCATGCTGGGTGACAAGGGGCTGGCCATGATCGCGGACTTCCTGGGCGCGCAAATCGGGGCTTTGTTCGTGGCGGATCGTCACGGGCATGGGCGTTTCCGCCGGGTCGCGGGCTATGCGATGTCACCGCAAGAACTCGAAAAGCGGTTGGAGTTCAAGTCCGGCGAGGGGATGGTGGGGCAGGCCGTGAAAGAGGCGCGGGCGATCGTCTTCAATGAACTGCCGCCGGATCATTTCCGCATGTCCTCGGGAACCGGTGAATCGCAGGCCCGATCTTCTTTGATCTTCCCGGTACGCACCGCGAATGAAATCAACGCCGTGATCGAACTCGGATTTCAGGCCGCTCCGGATGAGCGTTCGCTGGAATTCCTGGAGCAAAACAACGCCAGTATCGCGAGCTCGGTCCAGTCGGCGAGATACCGTGAACAGCTGGAAGAGCTTTTGGCCGAAGTTCAATCACAGTCCGAAGAGCTACAGGCCCAACAGGAAGAGCTGCGGGTTTCGAACGAAGAGCTCGAAGAGCAGGCCCGCTTGCTGCGCGAGGCGCAAAGTCGCGCCGAGGCTCAAAACGTCGAACTCGAGCAGACCAACTCTCAGTTGGAGGAGCAGGCGGCGCAACTCGAAGAGCAGCGAAACGCGTTGGACCGTCGTAACGACGAACTGCTGCGGACCCGGCGTGAAATTGAAGACAAGGCCGGCGAGTTGGCCAAGGCGAGCCACTACAAATCCGAATTCTTGGCGAATATGTCACATGAGTTGCGGACGCCTTTGAACAGCTCACTGATTCTTTCGCAGCTCTTGTCCGAGAATCGCGCGGGTAATTTGAACGCGCAGCAAATCGAGTACGCGAATCAAATCACCCGTTGCGGTCGGGATCTCTTGGTTTTGATCAATGACGTTCTCGATATCTCGAAGGTTGAATCCGGCAAGATGGATGTTCATGCCGAAAACGTGAACATCGAAGGAATCGTGCGCGATTTGAACTCCATGTTCCAAATGCAGGCGAAGGACAAAGGTCTCGAATTCCAAGTCGAAGCCGAAACCTCGCAGAAGTCGATTTTCACTGATCGTCAGCGCATGGAGCAGGTTTTGAAGAACTTGATCTCGAACGCGCTCAAATTCACCGAAAAAGGCAAAGTCCGTGTCGTCATCAAGGATTCGCCGCGGACGCCCGGGCAGCTTCTCTTCTCGGTCAGCGACACGGGAATCGGCATTAAGCCCGAGCATTTGGATTCGATCTTCGAAGCCTTCCGTCAGGCGGACGGCACCACCAGCCGCAAATATGGCGGCACGGGCCTGGGCCTTTCGATTTCGCGTGAGCTGGCGCGTCTACTGGGCGGTGAAATCAACGTGATTTCCAAAGTCGGCGAAGGGTCCACTTTTGATCTTGAGTTGCCGGTTCAGTATCGGCCCGAGGCGCAAAGCGAACCCGCGCGGACCGAGCCCCGCGCGACTCCGCAACTGAAGGAAAACATCGCGAAATTTGTGAAGTCGGCTCCGGCGTCGACGGAATCGAATCGCGAGGCGGTGGATTCACCGAATGAACGCAACCGCGACGTGTTGATCGTCGAGGATGATCCGATCTTCGCGAAGATCGTTCAGGAACTCGTTCAAGAACTCGATTTCAAACCGCATATTTTCTCGACGGCGGAAGCCGGTTTGGAGTTCGCGATTTCGCGTCAGCCCTTCGCCGCCGTTCTGGATGTGAATCTTCCCGACTACAGCGGACTTTACGTCCTTGATCAGTTGAAATCGAATCGCCGGACCCGTCATATTCCGGTGCATATGATTTCGGTCGAGGATTTCTCGACCCGGGCCCTCGAGATGGGCGCGGCCGGTTATCTGCTGAAACCCGTCAAGCGGGAAGAGATCGGCAAGGCCCTGCTCGAAATGCGCAAACTTTCGGAACGTCCTCAGAACGTTCTGGTGATTGAAGATGACGAAGCCCAACGCATGGCGATTCGTGGCTTGATTGAAGGCGAGCGCGTGCAGATCACGACCGCAACGACCGGTAAAGAAGCTCTCGCGCTCTTGCGCGAACGCGATTTCGATTGCATCGTTTTGGATCTGACTTTGCCGGACACGAGCGGCGGCGAGCTGCTCGAGGTCATGGCGCAAGATCGCGAACGTCGTTACCCCCCGGTGATCGTTTACACGGGACGCGATCTCTCTCCGACGGAAGAGGCGCAGCTGAAGCGTTACTCTCAATCCATCATCGTCAAAGGCGCGCGTTCACCCGAACGGCTCTTGGATGAGGTCACCCTGTTCCTGCACCGGGTGGAATCGACTTTGCCGGCGGATCAACAGAAGGTGCTTTCGGAACTTCGTAGCCGTGAGAAGGTCTTGGCGGGACGTCACCTGTTGCTGGTCGACGATGATATGCGGAATGTCTTCGCTTTGACGGCCGCGCTGGAGCAACGAGGCGCCACATTGAGTGTCGCCCGTAATGGTCAAGAGGCCGTCGACTTCCTGAAAAAGCAGGTCGAGACGAATCAAAAGGTCGATCTGGTCTTGATGGACGTGATGATGCCCGTGATGGATGGCTACGAGGCCATGCGCCAGATTCGCAAGATGTCCGAGCTGCGCAAGCTTCCCATCATCGCGTTGACCGCGAAGGCGATGAAAGATGATCGCGACCGCTGTCTCGAAGCGGGGGCGAGCGACTATCTGCCGAAGCCCGTCCAAGTGGATAAACTTCTTTCGCTGATCCGTGTGTGGTTGGCGGCGCAAAACGGACACCGTAGATGA
- a CDS encoding DNA starvation/stationary phase protection protein, translated as MQTQISTKEKKMNQKAKSAIKAKTGTTSTERLQHFLADSFVLYMKTYAVHWNYQGPKFFAVHKLTEEQYTEMAKAIDELAERIRAKRDEAPFSLAKMLQTADLDELNHDGGRSDRSVRNLADSHQALSMEATKAIEELDDEDPYTVDMLTARVGAHDKAAWMLRSLLA; from the coding sequence ATGCAAACGCAAATTTCGACCAAAGAAAAGAAAATGAATCAGAAGGCAAAGTCGGCGATCAAAGCGAAAACCGGCACAACGTCGACCGAACGCCTGCAGCACTTCTTGGCCGACTCGTTCGTCTTGTACATGAAAACCTACGCGGTTCACTGGAACTATCAGGGGCCTAAGTTCTTCGCCGTTCACAAGTTGACGGAAGAGCAATATACCGAAATGGCGAAAGCCATCGACGAACTCGCCGAGCGTATCCGCGCGAAACGGGATGAAGCTCCGTTCTCGCTCGCGAAAATGCTGCAAACGGCGGATCTCGATGAATTGAATCACGATGGTGGTCGTTCGGATCGCTCGGTGCGAAACCTTGCCGACAGTCACCAAGCTCTGTCGATGGAAGCGACCAAAGCGATCGAAGAGTTGGACGATGAAGATCCCTATACGGTCGACATGCTGACCGCGCGGGTCGGCGCGCACGATAAAGCGGCGTGGATGCTGCGCAGTCTGCTCGCCTAG
- a CDS encoding response regulator, producing the protein MNDVNPLNGIPKAKLLMVDDRPENIFALTNLLVDLHVEIIPARSGPEALRLLLEHDFALALLDVQMPEMDGFELAELMRGVDRTKNVPIIFLTAAADRTNFEFRGYERGAVDFLFKPINSHVLISKVKVFIKLAEGAHLLEEKVREAETARKEAELAKRAAERADQLKSSFLANMSHEIRTPLGALMGFAELLQGPDLGDDERGAYLEIILKNSRNLLSLINEILDLSKVESGHLEVDVKTMAVHEALDEILLLLNAVATKNQTQVELVTEDSMPEKIRTDALRFRQMVTNVVSNAIKFSPKGNVRVVVGGQKENGKTNLILDVVDTGIGISQEKVQNLFKPFFQGDSSVSKKFGGTGLGLALSRKLARLLGGDILFVESTPGQGSHFRVVVEDQPPTAGSTVEEEAVPLHEVGTDLGELRARRVLVVDDSEDNQLLIKTVLERYGARIELANDGFEGIDKGRTGEFDLILMDYQMPQCDGLQATRKLRELGVRTPIVALTANAMKHERENAIKAGCDDYHSKPIQWDELVGTIQRLIATPKAAKAEYAKN; encoded by the coding sequence ATGAACGACGTGAACCCGCTGAACGGCATTCCCAAGGCTAAACTTCTTATGGTCGATGATCGGCCAGAGAATATTTTTGCGTTGACGAACCTGCTGGTCGACTTGCACGTCGAAATCATTCCGGCCCGTTCGGGGCCGGAGGCTTTGCGTCTTTTGCTGGAGCATGACTTCGCGCTCGCGCTCTTGGACGTGCAGATGCCCGAGATGGACGGGTTCGAGTTGGCCGAACTCATGCGGGGCGTGGACCGAACGAAAAACGTGCCGATCATCTTTTTGACGGCGGCGGCGGATCGTACGAACTTCGAGTTCCGCGGTTACGAGAGGGGCGCGGTCGATTTTCTTTTCAAGCCCATTAACTCGCACGTTTTGATTTCGAAAGTGAAGGTCTTCATCAAGCTTGCGGAAGGGGCCCATCTCCTCGAAGAGAAAGTCCGCGAAGCCGAAACCGCGCGCAAAGAAGCGGAACTCGCGAAACGCGCGGCCGAGCGCGCCGATCAGCTGAAATCGTCATTTTTGGCGAATATGTCCCATGAAATCCGGACTCCTTTGGGCGCGCTGATGGGATTCGCGGAGCTGTTGCAGGGGCCGGATCTTGGGGACGACGAGCGCGGCGCTTATCTGGAAATCATTCTGAAGAATAGTCGCAACCTCCTGTCCTTGATCAACGAGATCTTGGACTTGTCGAAAGTGGAATCGGGACACTTGGAAGTCGACGTCAAGACCATGGCGGTTCACGAGGCTTTGGATGAAATCCTGCTCTTGCTGAATGCGGTGGCGACGAAGAACCAAACTCAAGTTGAGCTCGTCACCGAAGACTCGATGCCCGAAAAAATCCGGACGGACGCGCTTCGTTTCCGCCAGATGGTGACGAATGTCGTCAGTAACGCGATCAAGTTTTCACCCAAAGGCAACGTGCGGGTGGTCGTGGGCGGCCAAAAAGAGAACGGCAAAACGAATCTGATCTTGGATGTCGTCGACACCGGCATCGGCATTTCGCAAGAGAAGGTTCAGAATCTTTTCAAACCCTTCTTCCAAGGTGATTCGAGCGTTTCGAAGAAGTTCGGCGGCACGGGGTTGGGTTTGGCTCTGTCGCGGAAGTTGGCGCGGCTCCTGGGCGGCGATATCCTCTTCGTCGAAAGCACTCCCGGTCAGGGAAGTCATTTCCGTGTTGTCGTCGAAGATCAGCCGCCGACGGCGGGATCCACCGTCGAAGAGGAAGCGGTCCCCTTGCACGAGGTCGGCACCGACCTCGGCGAATTGCGCGCGCGTCGCGTGCTCGTCGTGGACGACTCCGAAGACAACCAACTTTTGATCAAGACGGTTCTTGAACGCTACGGCGCGCGAATCGAACTCGCCAACGATGGATTCGAGGGCATCGATAAGGGGCGTACGGGCGAATTCGATTTGATCTTGATGGACTACCAGATGCCTCAATGCGACGGGCTGCAGGCCACGCGGAAGCTGCGGGAACTGGGCGTGCGGACCCCGATCGTCGCGCTCACCGCGAATGCGATGAAGCACGAACGAGAGAACGCCATCAAAGCGGGATGCGACGACTATCACTCCAAACCCATCCAGTGGGACGAATTGGTCGGCACGATCCAGCGTCTGATCGCGACGCCTAAAGCCGCCAAAGCGGAATACGCCAAAAACTAA
- a CDS encoding Hpt domain-containing protein, whose amino-acid sequence MELPPELYQNYHKRRKADLERLRQAAQNNDVEPFNTLGHQLKGNAPTYGYDDLAELGKKMEALSAAELSTKGVELLDAMELWIKTTESRLPV is encoded by the coding sequence ATGGAACTGCCCCCCGAACTCTATCAAAATTATCACAAGCGCCGGAAAGCCGACCTGGAACGCCTGCGCCAAGCCGCGCAGAACAACGACGTCGAGCCTTTCAATACGCTGGGACACCAGCTCAAGGGCAACGCGCCCACTTACGGTTACGACGATTTAGCGGAACTCGGAAAGAAGATGGAGGCTCTCTCGGCCGCCGAACTTTCCACGAAAGGCGTCGAGCTTCTCGACGCCATGGAACTCTGGATCAAAACGACCGAAAGCCGCTTGCCCGTCTAA
- a CDS encoding GlsB/YeaQ/YmgE family stress response membrane protein, with protein sequence MGILAMIIIGFIVGLVARLLKPGRDKMGFVFTTLLGIGGALVGGFLGRLLGLYEVGEPAGFIASIIGAVLLLFVVQGFFTKRTV encoded by the coding sequence ATGGGAATTTTGGCAATGATCATTATCGGCTTCATCGTCGGTCTAGTGGCGCGTTTGCTGAAGCCGGGACGCGATAAAATGGGTTTTGTATTCACGACGCTCTTAGGAATCGGCGGCGCGCTCGTCGGCGGTTTCTTGGGACGCCTTCTGGGCCTTTACGAAGTGGGCGAGCCCGCAGGCTTCATCGCTTCGATCATCGGCGCGGTGCTCTTGCTGTTCGTCGTCCAAGGCTTTTTCACTAAAAGGACGGTATAG